The following coding sequences are from one Formosa haliotis window:
- a CDS encoding tetratricopeptide repeat protein, protein MKHFFLMVIFVCFFLPQVVWSQLDLSTAEMYFQQEAYTEVIKVLEPLKDQDLDVSAIEMLGDAYSYTLAWDRSIKEYNKLVGLHPDSANYHYKLGGALAMKALTVNKLLALPLVFEAKDEFLKASALDTNHINSRWALVKIYMELPGILGGSKTKALQFAEELEALSNVDGYLCKGYIYELDKDYEQAELYYKRAVEVGGSKLCYTSLSEFYLKQNETDKAIRVLKAGYNQLQDEEFQQKLAEISQ, encoded by the coding sequence ATGAAGCATTTCTTTTTAATGGTGATTTTCGTTTGTTTTTTTCTGCCACAAGTCGTGTGGTCACAACTCGATTTGTCTACCGCCGAAATGTATTTTCAACAGGAAGCCTATACCGAAGTGATTAAGGTTTTAGAGCCGCTAAAAGATCAAGATCTAGATGTTTCTGCTATAGAAATGTTAGGCGATGCCTATAGTTATACCTTGGCATGGGATCGATCCATTAAGGAATATAACAAATTAGTTGGTTTGCATCCAGATTCGGCAAACTACCATTATAAACTAGGAGGCGCATTGGCCATGAAAGCTTTGACGGTTAATAAATTGTTAGCTCTCCCTTTGGTTTTTGAAGCCAAAGACGAATTTTTAAAAGCATCAGCATTAGATACCAATCATATTAATTCCCGTTGGGCCTTGGTTAAAATTTATATGGAATTACCTGGAATTTTAGGCGGAAGTAAAACTAAAGCACTACAATTTGCAGAGGAATTAGAAGCGCTTTCTAATGTTGACGGATATTTGTGCAAGGGGTATATTTATGAATTGGATAAGGATTATGAGCAGGCTGAATTATATTACAAACGGGCGGTAGAAGTAGGGGGCTCTAAATTATGTTATACTTCGCTTTCAGAATTTTATTTAAAACAGAACGAAACAGATAAGGCTATTCGTGTTTTAAAGGCAGGATATAATCAGTTACAAGATGAAGAGTTTCAGCAAAAATTAGCGGAGATTAGCCAATAA
- a CDS encoding alpha-2-macroglobulin family protein: MKPNIALFFSLLITTVVWAQQPNLDSLWSQVEVLELADLPKSALNKVEQIDKIALKTNNQPQHIKAMLYKSKFALVLEVDAQLSIINNFKVEISKSQAPTKNILESILANLYWDYFKQNRYQFYKRTKTASKVTETDFRTWDLQTLFNEIQLHFQNSLANETVLKQTPIDAYSDILLEQKDSKLYRPTLYDLLSHEALKFYKSTERNITKPAYKFEINDPGLLCDSKTFSQLKLQTKDTASLEFQALKIYQDLICFHLQTENTAALVSTDIERLLFVKDKAVFKDSEEFLIDALQNESSRYKNSPESASYDLERARMYKIQGDQYFNKTSTELRWKLKDAVALCNQINTAFPETRIAKRALNLKSEILQPEVRITTESALPIQAKSRLLITYKNTAVLEFKVTKLSHKSKLDFRQLYSQKEKDSFAATLKYSKTWSAQLKSEGDFQTHTTEVIVPALDNGIYFIAAIDPKSGTTGYTTFQVSNMALVKKDNDKHLVFQIINRNTGQPITNTEVITTYHYNDNKTKTERNLTDSYGNIRIPKTTKSQYVRLNLAINSTNDKAYFDNFQLWYYHKRNTDNPEITYKSFLFTDRSLYRPGQTVYFKAIAMQTTADNNAVLTQQDLEISLYNVNRENVKTLTLKTNDFGSIHGDFILPNTGLNGEYYIEVSSANSEKKLNSRAYFNVEEYKRPTFKTTFNPVTETYKINDSVTISGKALAFSASSISGAKVVYRVTRKTEFPNWYSRTRPYYYNEAQEITHGQLTTDSNGDFSFTFEALADEAIDKSAFPIFNYEVTTDITDINGETRSSSTLVSVGYHTTKARLEIENKLNKTEKDHTIGIQTMNLNGEFVPVKGSMKIYKLQGPNNVLRTRPWEAPDYQIIDKDTFKSAFPYDAYSNEDDLNNWTKGKLVFERTVNTADIKKLNLQNIKSWGSGQYIAIFESTTAQSEHITTSTTFELFSPDDTTVADHGLFQIQTDKSEYQPDDVVALTLSSAAKHLVVTVEVEKNYEVYARHTVTLNQNKKTITIPVSQNDLGGFAVHYSYAAFNSFKSGTELITVPYPETDLRITTKTFRDNLQPGTQETWEFNISGPRGEKLSSEVLASMYDASLDEFYRHSWNLYAISQPRYGSYNNWRANSSFGNHYIHFNYNPEQIQVTPQLYDAINWFGFNFNGNQWINRQYLSQKRASMAVSPPPSSEVISIVEDNVEIEETVMEEVAEDVSVPIRGVNSLSGKNTPLFIIDGVASEVNTVNKEDILSLEVLKPQEAMALYGRKALYGVVLITTKNGSTFQDVKTRTNLKETAFFFPQLQTNSAGDVSFSFTSPEALTQWKLQLLAHSTSMNSAVKTLTTVTQKELMVQPNVPRFLRHGDDIIISSKIVNLSDNTLEGEAILQLFDAVTNKSIDINLENTEAVKHFTVDKNNNTQVSWRLKIPETVDAVQYKIIAKAGDFSDGEQNSLPVLSNRTLVTESLPLWVNANESRTFTLDNLKQSNSKTLSHHQLTLEMTSNPAWYAVQALPYVMEYPYDCNEQIFSRYYANALASHITTSTPRIQEVFKHWATKETLLSNLEKNEDLKSILIEETPWLRDAQSETEQKKRIGLLFDLNTMSAKMQATLQKLESNQLGSGAWPWFAGGRDNRFITQHILTGFGHLQHLGLSIKPATKMLKQALKYADQEFIASYQAITKRNEKPDLNADHLTSMQLHYLYMRSFYTEEQPSEALKKIQAYYLSQIKSYWTKKSLYDKGLMALIAQRSGDTKTATAILKSLKENSITSDELGMYWKSNTASWYWHQAPIETQSLLIEVFSELENDTNTIDNLTKWLLKQKQTNRWSTTKSTTDAVYAILLKGSDWLSISDALDISVGGKPIPKAKLQDAAIEAGTGYFKTTWKANEITSDLAEITLNNSNKNMAWGSLYWQYFEDLDAITSAETPLQLTKKLFKKSNTDTGEILTEVNPETTLKVGDLIRVRITLKSDRPMEFIHMKDMRASGLEPVDVLSGYKYQDGLAYYQSTRDAATNFFFDNLPKGIFVFEYDLRVNNAGNMSNGITTIQSMYAPEFSSHSEGIRIQSTN; encoded by the coding sequence ATGAAACCCAACATCGCCCTGTTTTTCTCGCTTTTAATAACCACTGTTGTTTGGGCTCAGCAACCAAATTTAGATTCATTATGGTCGCAAGTTGAAGTTTTAGAACTCGCCGATTTACCAAAATCTGCCTTAAATAAAGTAGAACAAATAGATAAAATCGCCCTTAAAACCAACAATCAACCGCAACATATTAAGGCGATGTTGTATAAAAGTAAATTCGCTTTAGTACTCGAGGTAGATGCGCAACTTAGTATTATAAACAATTTTAAAGTTGAAATTTCCAAAAGCCAAGCGCCCACAAAAAATATTTTAGAAAGTATTTTGGCCAATTTATATTGGGATTACTTTAAGCAAAACCGCTATCAGTTTTATAAGCGTACTAAAACTGCTTCGAAAGTTACGGAAACCGATTTTAGAACCTGGGATTTACAAACGCTTTTTAATGAAATTCAGTTACATTTTCAAAATAGTTTAGCCAATGAAACGGTCTTAAAACAAACACCAATAGATGCCTATTCAGATATATTATTAGAACAAAAAGACTCAAAACTGTACCGACCAACACTTTACGATTTACTAAGTCATGAAGCTTTAAAATTCTATAAAAGCACCGAACGAAACATTACAAAACCTGCTTATAAATTTGAAATAAATGACCCTGGACTTTTATGTGATTCTAAAACATTTTCACAATTAAAACTTCAAACCAAAGACACGGCTTCATTAGAGTTTCAGGCATTAAAAATTTATCAAGATCTCATTTGCTTTCATCTACAAACAGAGAATACCGCAGCTTTAGTTTCAACAGACATTGAACGTTTATTATTTGTAAAAGACAAAGCTGTTTTTAAAGACTCAGAAGAATTTTTAATTGATGCCTTACAAAACGAAAGCTCACGCTACAAGAACAGCCCAGAATCTGCGAGCTACGATTTAGAGCGTGCTAGAATGTATAAAATTCAAGGCGACCAATATTTTAATAAAACCTCAACGGAACTACGTTGGAAGTTAAAAGACGCTGTTGCATTATGCAACCAAATTAACACAGCTTTTCCTGAAACGCGTATAGCAAAACGGGCATTAAATTTAAAGTCGGAAATCTTACAGCCAGAGGTTAGAATCACCACAGAATCTGCTTTACCTATTCAAGCAAAATCTCGTTTGTTAATCACATATAAAAACACAGCCGTTCTTGAATTTAAAGTGACTAAACTATCACATAAATCTAAGTTAGATTTTAGACAATTATACAGCCAAAAAGAGAAAGACAGTTTTGCAGCTACTTTAAAATATAGCAAAACTTGGAGCGCACAATTAAAGAGCGAAGGAGACTTCCAAACTCACACTACCGAAGTTATAGTTCCTGCCTTAGACAATGGCATCTACTTTATTGCGGCTATAGACCCCAAATCGGGAACAACAGGCTACACGACGTTTCAGGTCTCTAATATGGCTTTGGTAAAAAAGGATAACGACAAACATCTAGTGTTTCAAATTATAAATAGAAATACAGGCCAACCTATTACAAATACAGAAGTCATTACAACTTACCATTATAATGACAACAAAACGAAAACAGAGCGAAACCTAACCGATAGTTACGGCAATATTCGGATTCCGAAAACGACTAAAAGCCAATACGTTCGTTTAAATTTAGCCATTAACAGTACAAACGACAAGGCATATTTCGATAATTTTCAGCTGTGGTATTATCACAAAAGGAATACAGATAACCCTGAGATCACCTACAAATCATTTTTATTTACAGACCGAAGCCTATATCGGCCTGGGCAAACAGTCTATTTTAAGGCTATCGCAATGCAGACCACAGCAGATAACAATGCCGTGTTAACACAACAGGACCTTGAGATATCCTTATATAACGTTAATCGTGAGAACGTAAAAACACTGACTTTAAAAACAAATGACTTTGGGTCTATTCACGGCGACTTTATTCTACCCAATACCGGATTAAATGGTGAATATTATATTGAAGTTAGTAGTGCAAATAGCGAAAAAAAACTTAATTCGCGAGCCTATTTTAATGTTGAAGAATACAAACGTCCGACATTTAAAACGACTTTCAACCCTGTAACAGAAACTTATAAAATTAATGATTCTGTTACTATTTCAGGAAAAGCTTTAGCGTTTTCGGCTAGTAGTATTTCTGGAGCAAAGGTTGTTTATCGTGTAACACGCAAGACAGAATTCCCAAACTGGTATTCCCGAACACGACCGTATTATTACAATGAGGCACAAGAAATAACACATGGTCAACTAACTACAGATAGCAATGGTGATTTTAGTTTTACATTTGAAGCTCTTGCTGACGAAGCTATTGATAAATCAGCGTTCCCAATTTTTAATTATGAAGTTACTACAGATATCACCGATATTAACGGAGAAACACGTTCTTCGTCTACCCTAGTTTCTGTAGGTTACCACACCACCAAAGCACGTTTAGAGATTGAAAACAAATTAAACAAAACCGAGAAAGACCACACCATAGGTATACAAACCATGAATTTAAATGGTGAATTTGTTCCCGTTAAAGGCAGTATGAAAATTTATAAACTACAAGGTCCGAACAATGTATTAAGAACACGTCCTTGGGAAGCTCCCGATTATCAAATTATAGATAAAGACACTTTCAAATCCGCATTTCCATACGATGCTTATAGTAATGAAGACGACCTTAATAACTGGACAAAAGGAAAACTAGTTTTTGAAAGAACTGTAAACACAGCAGATATTAAAAAGCTGAATTTACAAAACATAAAGTCATGGGGTTCAGGACAATATATCGCCATCTTTGAAAGTACTACAGCCCAATCGGAACACATTACAACAAGTACAACTTTCGAGTTATTTAGTCCAGACGACACTACCGTTGCAGACCATGGATTATTTCAAATTCAGACGGATAAATCAGAGTACCAGCCAGACGATGTAGTCGCGTTAACTTTAAGTTCTGCAGCCAAACACTTAGTGGTTACAGTTGAAGTAGAAAAAAATTATGAAGTTTATGCACGTCATACTGTGACTTTAAACCAGAATAAAAAAACAATTACTATTCCTGTCTCACAAAACGATTTAGGTGGCTTTGCCGTTCATTACAGCTATGCCGCTTTCAATAGTTTTAAATCGGGAACCGAGCTTATTACAGTACCCTATCCAGAAACGGACTTACGCATTACCACCAAAACATTTAGAGATAATCTACAACCTGGAACTCAAGAAACTTGGGAGTTTAATATTTCTGGCCCCCGAGGGGAGAAACTAAGCAGTGAAGTCTTAGCAAGTATGTACGACGCCTCTTTAGATGAGTTTTACAGACACAGTTGGAACCTATATGCTATTTCTCAGCCGCGATATGGTTCTTATAATAATTGGAGAGCAAATTCATCTTTTGGTAATCATTATATACACTTTAATTATAACCCCGAACAAATACAAGTAACACCGCAATTGTACGATGCAATAAATTGGTTTGGTTTTAATTTTAATGGTAACCAGTGGATTAATCGTCAATATTTAAGTCAAAAACGTGCTAGTATGGCCGTGTCGCCACCGCCTTCATCAGAAGTTATTTCAATCGTTGAAGATAATGTTGAAATAGAAGAAACTGTAATGGAAGAGGTTGCAGAAGACGTTAGTGTTCCTATTCGTGGGGTGAATTCATTATCAGGCAAAAACACACCTTTATTTATAATTGATGGAGTAGCATCTGAAGTAAATACCGTAAATAAAGAAGATATTTTAAGTCTTGAAGTACTAAAACCTCAGGAAGCTATGGCGCTTTACGGGCGCAAAGCATTATACGGCGTTGTTTTAATAACAACTAAAAATGGTTCAACTTTTCAAGATGTAAAAACAAGAACGAACCTAAAAGAAACGGCTTTTTTCTTTCCGCAGTTACAAACTAATAGCGCTGGTGATGTCAGTTTTAGTTTTACATCCCCAGAAGCTTTGACACAATGGAAATTGCAACTATTAGCACATTCCACGAGTATGAATAGTGCTGTAAAAACCCTTACTACAGTTACCCAAAAAGAATTAATGGTACAACCCAATGTGCCCCGTTTTCTACGTCACGGCGATGACATCATCATTAGTAGTAAAATTGTAAATCTATCTGACAACACCTTAGAAGGAGAAGCCATTTTACAACTTTTTGATGCCGTTACCAATAAATCTATCGACATTAATTTAGAAAATACTGAAGCTGTAAAACATTTTACTGTCGATAAAAATAATAACACACAGGTTTCTTGGCGTCTTAAAATTCCAGAAACTGTAGACGCTGTGCAATATAAAATTATAGCAAAAGCTGGTGATTTTAGCGATGGTGAACAAAATAGTTTACCAGTATTATCCAATCGAACTTTAGTTACCGAAAGTTTACCGTTATGGGTTAACGCAAACGAATCGCGAACATTTACGCTCGACAATTTAAAACAAAGCAATTCCAAAACCTTAAGCCATCATCAACTGACTTTAGAAATGACCTCCAATCCGGCTTGGTATGCCGTGCAAGCTTTACCGTATGTTATGGAATATCCTTACGATTGTAACGAGCAAATATTTTCAAGATATTATGCCAATGCTTTAGCCAGCCATATAACAACGAGCACTCCTAGAATTCAGGAGGTTTTTAAACACTGGGCAACTAAAGAAACCCTGCTAAGTAATTTAGAGAAAAACGAAGATTTAAAATCGATTCTTATTGAAGAAACACCTTGGTTACGGGATGCACAAAGCGAAACGGAGCAAAAGAAACGTATCGGGTTGTTGTTCGATTTAAATACGATGAGTGCTAAAATGCAAGCCACGCTTCAAAAACTGGAAAGTAATCAATTAGGTTCTGGTGCTTGGCCTTGGTTTGCTGGCGGTAGAGACAACCGATTTATTACGCAACACATCCTTACGGGCTTTGGTCATTTACAACATTTAGGCCTATCTATAAAACCAGCTACCAAGATGCTTAAGCAAGCGCTAAAATACGCCGATCAAGAATTTATAGCCAGCTACCAAGCAATTACAAAACGTAATGAAAAACCAGATTTAAATGCCGATCATTTAACTAGTATGCAATTACACTACTTGTATATGAGAAGTTTTTATACCGAAGAACAACCTTCCGAAGCGCTTAAAAAAATACAGGCCTATTACCTATCACAAATTAAAAGCTATTGGACCAAAAAATCCTTATACGACAAAGGCCTAATGGCTTTAATTGCTCAGCGTTCTGGTGACACCAAAACTGCTACTGCTATTTTAAAATCTTTAAAAGAAAACAGTATAACCAGTGACGAATTAGGGATGTATTGGAAATCGAATACCGCTTCTTGGTATTGGCATCAAGCCCCAATAGAAACCCAATCGCTTTTAATTGAGGTCTTTTCAGAACTAGAAAACGACACCAACACCATCGATAATTTAACCAAATGGCTTTTAAAACAAAAACAAACCAACCGTTGGTCTACTACAAAATCGACTACCGATGCTGTATATGCCATTTTACTGAAAGGCTCCGATTGGTTATCAATTTCTGATGCTTTGGATATTAGTGTAGGCGGAAAACCTATCCCTAAGGCCAAACTACAAGACGCCGCAATCGAAGCCGGAACAGGCTATTTTAAAACCACTTGGAAAGCAAATGAAATCACTTCAGATTTAGCCGAAATCACCTTGAATAATTCAAATAAAAATATGGCTTGGGGAAGTTTATACTGGCAATATTTCGAAGATTTAGATGCGATAACCTCAGCAGAAACCCCGTTACAATTAACCAAAAAGTTATTTAAAAAATCGAATACAGATACTGGTGAAATCTTAACCGAAGTGAATCCAGAAACCACATTAAAAGTTGGAGATTTAATTCGTGTACGTATCACCCTAAAATCTGATCGTCCTATGGAATTCATTCATATGAAAGATATGCGGGCCTCTGGATTAGAACCCGTAGATGTGTTATCTGGCTACAAGTACCAAGATGGTTTGGCGTATTATCAAAGCACTAGAGATGCGGCTACAAATTTCTTTTTCGACAATTTACCAAAAGGGATTTTTGTATTTGAATATGATTTACGAGTAAATAACGCAGGTAATATGAGTAACGGTATTACCACGATACAAAGCATGTATGCTCCAGAATTTAGTAGTCATAGTGAAGGTATAAGAATCCAATCTACCAATTAA
- a CDS encoding SDR family oxidoreductase yields the protein MDKLQDKVALITGGTKGIGFGIAECLMAEGIHVAITGRQESAALEAAEKLNSDSKTGAKAIGLEADVRNYDSQKQAVNKVLDTFGQLDIVVANAGIGHFASIEDLEPQQWQDTIDTNLTGAFYSIKASVEALKKSKGYYITISSLAGANFFANGSAYNASKFGVTGFTQAVMLDLRQYGVKVSTIMPGSVSTYFNGKTPDSSSDWKIQSEDIGELVVDLLKMNPRTLPSKIEVRPTMPPSK from the coding sequence ATGGATAAATTACAAGATAAAGTAGCGTTAATTACTGGAGGAACTAAAGGAATAGGATTTGGAATAGCAGAATGTTTAATGGCTGAAGGCATACATGTCGCAATTACGGGAAGACAGGAATCTGCCGCTCTAGAAGCTGCAGAAAAACTTAATTCAGATTCCAAAACAGGAGCGAAGGCTATCGGCCTAGAAGCCGATGTTCGCAATTATGATAGTCAGAAACAGGCCGTGAACAAGGTTTTAGATACATTTGGCCAATTGGATATTGTTGTCGCCAATGCTGGAATTGGGCATTTCGCCTCTATAGAAGATCTAGAACCGCAACAATGGCAGGACACTATAGATACTAATCTTACGGGTGCATTTTATTCTATTAAAGCCAGTGTAGAGGCACTTAAAAAAAGTAAGGGATATTATATTACGATTTCTAGTTTGGCGGGAGCAAATTTCTTTGCAAACGGATCTGCCTATAATGCAAGTAAGTTTGGAGTGACTGGATTTACTCAGGCCGTTATGCTCGATTTACGTCAATATGGCGTTAAAGTAAGTACTATTATGCCTGGATCGGTATCTACCTATTTTAATGGTAAAACGCCAGATAGTAGCAGTGATTGGAAAATTCAAAGCGAAGATATTGGTGAGTTAGTGGTCGATTTATTGAAAATGAACCCGAGAACCTTACCGAGTAAAATAGAGGTTAGACCTACAATGCCGCCAAGCAAGTAG
- the obgE gene encoding GTPase ObgE, translated as MTEGNFVDYVKIHLTSGNGGKGSTHLHREKYITKGGPDGGDGGRGGHVIVRGNDNLWTLFHLKFQRHLRAGHGEHGSSGRSSGADGEDVYLDVPLGTVIRDTETNDVIFEITENGEERIICQGGMGGRGNWHFKSATNQTPRYAQPGTPLEEKHVTLELKLLADVGLVGFPNAGKSTLLSVITSAKPKIADYEFTTLKPNLGIVKYRDFQTFVMADIPGIIEGAAEGKGLGYYFLRHIERNSTLLFLIPADAEDISKQYEILLDELRRYNPEMLDKDRLIAISKCDMLDDELQAELKAELDATLPIDYIFISAVAQQGITELKDKLWKMLN; from the coding sequence ATGACTGAAGGAAATTTTGTAGACTACGTAAAAATTCATTTAACATCTGGTAATGGTGGTAAAGGATCTACGCATCTACATCGTGAGAAGTATATCACAAAAGGAGGTCCCGATGGGGGAGATGGTGGTCGTGGAGGTCATGTTATTGTAAGAGGTAACGATAATTTATGGACACTTTTTCATTTAAAGTTTCAACGCCATTTAAGAGCAGGACATGGCGAACACGGTAGTAGTGGTCGTAGTTCTGGTGCAGATGGTGAAGATGTGTATTTAGATGTACCTCTAGGAACCGTTATACGGGATACAGAAACCAACGATGTAATTTTCGAAATTACAGAAAATGGTGAAGAACGTATTATCTGTCAAGGTGGTATGGGTGGTCGTGGTAACTGGCATTTTAAAAGTGCTACAAACCAAACCCCACGCTATGCACAACCTGGAACACCTTTAGAGGAAAAGCATGTAACTTTAGAGTTGAAATTGCTTGCCGATGTAGGTTTAGTTGGATTTCCGAATGCTGGAAAATCAACGTTATTATCGGTGATAACCTCTGCAAAACCTAAGATTGCAGATTATGAATTTACAACTTTAAAGCCAAATTTAGGAATTGTAAAATATCGCGATTTCCAAACTTTCGTAATGGCAGATATTCCGGGTATTATTGAAGGTGCTGCAGAAGGTAAAGGCTTAGGGTATTACTTTTTACGACATATAGAGCGTAACTCTACTTTATTGTTTTTAATTCCTGCAGATGCTGAAGATATTAGCAAACAATACGAAATCTTATTAGATGAATTACGTCGCTACAATCCTGAAATGTTAGATAAGGATCGACTTATTGCTATTTCGAAATGCGATATGTTAGATGATGAATTACAAGCCGAATTAAAGGCTGAATTGGATGCTACATTACCTATAGATTATATTTTTATTTCGGCAGTAGCACAACAAGGAATTACAGAATTAAAAGATAAACTTTGGAAGATGTTAAACTAA
- a CDS encoding adenylate kinase: MIKLHDKYFKPFVSAKEIDEALQRMVDQIAVDFADEIPVFVGILNGSFMIVSDFVKKYPNPCEVTFIKLASYEGVKSTEDIQRLIGLTQDLTGRSVIILEDIIDSGRTLAEVHRIFKNENVKSLSIATLFFKPTAYKRDFKLHYVGIEIPDKFIVGYGLDYDGLGRDLPEVYQIKTTQHMTNLVLFGPPGAGKGTQANFLKEKYNLVHISTGDVFRYNIKNETALGMLAKSYMDKGELVPDKVTIDMLNAEVEKNAKANGFIFDGFPRTNAQAAALQELMQSKDSEINAMIALEVEDKILIERLLERGKTSGRSDDADESIIANRIKEYYSKTAILKDYYSEQDKYFGVDGVGSIEEITERLSAVIDKL, encoded by the coding sequence ATGATTAAACTTCACGATAAATATTTTAAGCCATTTGTATCGGCTAAAGAAATAGACGAAGCCTTACAACGTATGGTAGATCAAATCGCTGTAGATTTTGCAGATGAAATCCCTGTTTTTGTTGGAATTTTAAATGGATCGTTTATGATAGTGAGCGATTTTGTTAAAAAATATCCAAATCCTTGCGAAGTCACTTTTATAAAGTTAGCATCTTATGAAGGGGTAAAATCTACTGAAGATATTCAGCGTTTAATAGGTTTAACCCAAGACTTAACGGGCCGATCGGTTATTATTTTAGAAGATATTATTGATTCTGGAAGAACCTTGGCAGAAGTACATCGCATTTTTAAAAATGAAAACGTAAAATCTTTAAGTATAGCCACACTCTTCTTTAAACCAACGGCTTATAAACGCGACTTTAAACTGCATTATGTGGGGATAGAAATTCCAGACAAGTTTATTGTGGGTTACGGTTTAGATTATGATGGATTAGGAAGAGATTTACCAGAAGTATATCAAATTAAAACCACTCAACATATGACAAATTTAGTCCTATTTGGACCTCCAGGTGCTGGAAAAGGAACACAAGCAAACTTCTTAAAAGAAAAATATAACCTAGTACATATCTCTACAGGAGATGTATTTAGATACAACATAAAAAACGAAACCGCTTTAGGGATGTTAGCAAAATCTTACATGGATAAAGGGGAATTGGTACCAGATAAGGTGACCATAGATATGTTAAATGCAGAAGTTGAAAAGAACGCCAAAGCAAACGGATTTATTTTTGATGGTTTCCCGCGAACAAATGCACAAGCAGCCGCTTTACAAGAATTAATGCAAAGCAAAGATTCTGAAATCAACGCTATGATTGCCTTAGAAGTAGAAGATAAAATTTTAATAGAACGCTTGTTAGAACGCGGTAAAACTAGTGGGCGTTCAGACGATGCAGATGAATCTATTATCGCAAATCGTATAAAAGAATACTATTCTAAAACAGCTATTTTGAAAGACTATTATTCTGAACAGGATAAGTATTTTGGAGTAGACGGGGTAGGTTCTATCGAAGAGATTACAGAGCGTTTAAGTGCTGTAATCGATAAATTGTAA
- a CDS encoding 5-(carboxyamino)imidazole ribonucleotide synthase: MNYFSSNFKLGILGGGQLGKMVLTETRKFDIYTCVLDPSEEAPCKVGSNEFHLGDLMDYDTVFNFGKQVDVLTIEIENVNVNALEDLEKSGIHVYPSSKTLRTIQNKATQKLFYVDHKLPTAPFSRFAYTVEIEDAISNGGLELPFVWKSAQFGYDGTGVKIVRETKDLEHLPNVECIAETLIPFKNELSVIVARNVSGEVKTYPVVEMEFHPEANQVEYVICPARIDDDIAKKATDVALKAAQAFNHVGLLAVEMFQTQDDEIMINEVAPRPHNSGHQTIEASFTSQFEQHVRAVLNLPLGNTANKLNGIMVNLVGAEGHTGDVVYKNIETIMAMDGVTPHIYGKKQTRPFRKMGHVTIVNEDIVEARKIAENVKNSIQVITE, translated from the coding sequence ATGAATTATTTTTCTTCAAATTTCAAATTAGGAATACTGGGTGGTGGACAATTAGGTAAAATGGTTCTTACCGAAACCCGTAAATTCGATATTTACACCTGTGTCTTAGACCCTAGTGAAGAAGCGCCTTGTAAAGTTGGTAGTAACGAATTTCATTTAGGAGATTTAATGGATTACGATACTGTTTTTAACTTCGGAAAACAAGTGGATGTCTTAACGATTGAAATTGAAAATGTAAATGTAAATGCGCTTGAAGATTTAGAAAAATCGGGCATACACGTATATCCTTCATCTAAAACTTTACGTACCATTCAGAATAAAGCAACTCAAAAATTGTTTTATGTCGATCATAAATTACCAACAGCACCATTTTCAAGGTTTGCGTATACGGTTGAAATTGAAGATGCCATTTCTAACGGCGGATTAGAACTTCCGTTTGTATGGAAAAGTGCTCAGTTTGGTTACGACGGTACTGGCGTAAAAATTGTTCGCGAAACAAAAGATTTAGAACACTTACCAAATGTAGAGTGTATTGCAGAGACCTTAATTCCGTTTAAAAATGAATTATCTGTAATTGTAGCCCGCAATGTATCTGGTGAGGTTAAAACCTATCCGGTGGTAGAAATGGAATTTCATCCTGAAGCCAACCAAGTAGAATATGTAATTTGTCCAGCACGTATTGATGACGACATTGCTAAAAAAGCTACAGATGTTGCCTTAAAAGCTGCTCAAGCATTTAATCATGTTGGTTTATTAGCTGTCGAAATGTTTCAGACTCAAGACGATGAGATTATGATTAACGAAGTGGCACCAAGACCTCATAATTCTGGTCATCAAACTATAGAGGCAAGTTTTACCTCTCAGTTCGAGCAACATGTTAGAGCGGTTTTAAATTTACCATTAGGAAATACCGCGAATAAATTAAACGGTATTATGGTGAATTTGGTTGGTGCCGAAGGTCATACCGGAGATGTAGTGTACAAAAACATTGAAACCATTATGGCAATGGATGGTGTTACACCACACATTTATGGTAAAAAACAAACCCGTCCGTTTAGAAAAATGGGGCATGTTACGATTGTAAATGAAGATATCGTTGAAGCCAGAAAAATAGCAGAAAACGTAAAAAATTCTATTCAAGTTATTACCGAATAG